CTCGGGCAGGACGACCTGCCGATCGCCGAGGCGCGGCGGATCGTCGGACCAGGCAGGATTATCGGCATCTCGACGCATCGGATCGAGGAAGCGCGGGAAGCGGAGCGGGATGGCGCCGATTATATCGGCGTCGGCCCGGTGTTCCCGACGAAGACGAAGTCGGACGTCGTCGCGCCGGTGACGACGTCGTACGTGCGAGAGGTTGCGGCCGAAATCCGCATCCCGTTCGTTGCGATCGGCGGGATTAAGCTGCATAACGTCGACGAGGTGCTTCGCGCGGGGGCGACGCGCATTTGCGCCGTCAGCGAAATCGTCGGCAGCGCCGACGTCGCGGGCACGTGCCGGGCGTTCCTCGAGAAAATCGACCGAGCAGCGGAGATTGCAAGGAGGCGTTGACATGACAGAGGTTGCGCAAGGCTCTGGGACTGGACATGAGCTTGCGGCTGGGAATGAGGTAGTTTCGGAAGTGGCATTGATCGTGAACGGAGAACGCCGGACGGTGCGGGCGAAGACGATCGCCGATGTGATCGGCTTCTTCGGCCTCGAAGGCAAACCTGTCATCGTGGAAGCGGACGGCGCGATTTTGACGAAGCCGCAATGGGACGGCGCGCCGGTCCGCGACGGGATGCGGATCGAGCTCGTTCAATTCGTCGGAGGAGGGTAACGTGATGGCAGAAGATGCATTGATCATCGGTGGAAAAGCGTTGACGTCCCGTTTTTTTCTCGGCACTGGGCTGTTCCCGAATCCGTTCGTGCAGCGGGAGGCGATCCGCGCCTCGGGAGCGGAAGTGCTGACGTTCGCGATTCGGCGCGTCAATTTGGATGCGGCGGAAGACGATTCGATCCTGCAGCATTTGGAAGGCTCTTATACGTTTCTACCGAACACGTCGGGCGCTCGGACGGCGGAGGAAGCGGTCCGCATCGCCCGGCTTGCCCGAGCGTCGGGCCTGAGCGACTGGGTCAAGGTTGAAATCAGCGCCGATTCGCGCACGCTGCTGCCGGATCCGCTCGAGACGCTCCGAGCGACGGAGCAGCTCGTCAAGGAAGGCTTCACGGTGCTGCCGTATACGTCCGACGACCCGATCCTGTGCAAGCGTCTCGAGGAAGCGGGCGCGGCCGCCGTCATGCCGGGCGGCGCTCCGATCGGCACCGGGCTCGGCATTCTGAATCCGTATAACATCGGATTGATCGCCGAGCAGGCGCGCGTGCCGATCATCGTCGACGCCGGCCTCGGCTCGGCGTACGACGTCGCGCTCGCGATGGAGCTCGGCGCGGACGGCATCCTCATGAATACGCCTGTGGCGAAGGCGAAGGACCCGGTGCGCATGGCGAAGGCGATGCGCCTTGCGATCGAAGCGGGTTATTTGTCCCGTAAGGCCGGACGCATCCCGAAGAAGAAATACGCCAGCGCCAGCAGCGGGCTGGAAGAGCTTATCTCCGTTCCCGCGTCGGCCGGACTGCCGGAATGAGCCGGCGCGTCCTCGTGCTGGGCGGCGGCGTCATCGGCCTCTCCTGCGCGCTCGCCTGCCTCATGCGCGGGCACCGGGTCACGGTGCTGGAGATCGGCCGCTGCGGCGGCCAGGCGAGCGGCGCCGCGGCCGGCATGCTCGCGCCGTTCAGCGAGAACGTCGAGAGCGCCGACGACTTCTTCCGGCTCGGGTTGGCGTCGCTTCGGCTGTATCCGCAATGGGCGGACGACGTGAAGCGTTTGTCAGGCATCGACTTCGAGTTCGCTCGGAGCGGCAGCCTGTACGCCGCGTTCCACGGGGCCGACTTGCTCGCGCTGGAGAGCCGGCTTCGGTGGCAGGGCGTCTACACCGAGGCTGGTATCGTCGAAGGCGAAGCGCTGCGGCGATTGGAGCCGGGGCTCACCCGCGAAGCGGTCGCCGCGCTGCACGTGCCGGAGGAGTGCCATTTGTACGCGCCGGATTACGTGAAGGCGCTAGAGCAGGCGTGCCGGGAGCTGGGCGCGGACGTGCAGGAGGGGCTCGAGAGCGTCGACATCCTCGAATGGAAGGAGGATGTCGTGCTGCGGAGCCGGGACGGCCGGACATTCCGCGGAGAGCGGCTGCTGATCTGTTCAGGCGCCTGGGCGCAGGAGCTGGAGCGGACGTTCGGCCTGGCGCTGCCGATTTACCCGATTCGCGGGCAAATTTGCGCGTATGCGGCCGAGCTCGGCGCCGTGCGCCGCATGGTGTTCAGCAGCCAAGGCTACGCGGTGTCCAAGGCGAACGGCTCGCTCGTCTGCGGCGCCTCCGAAGACGTCGCCGGCTTCGACCGCTCCGTCACCGAGCGCGGTATCGCCCGGCTGCGGCGCTGGAGCGAGCGGCTGTTCCCGTTCCTCGCGGGCATGGAGCCGTTCCATCGCTGGGCGGGCCTGCGCCCCGCCACGCAGGACGGCTTCCCGCTCCTCGGACCGTTGGCGCAAGCGCCGCACGTCGTCTTCGCCGCGGGCCATTACCGGAACGGCATCCTGCTGAGCCCGATCACCGCCCGCATCGCCGCCGCCCTCGTCGACGGAGAGGCTTCGCCAGTGCCTCTCGGCACGTTCGCGCCGGGGCGGTTTTCGTGAAGTTCTGATTATTAACCGCACACGGTATTGGGTTGGTGGCATCAGCCGTGTTATTCAAGCTTATGAACTACGAGAACATGATATTAAACTGATCCCGCAAATACATGCGGGATTTTTAATTTTTCGAAATGTTCCTTTCCCTGGAAAATTGTATAATTTAATGAAGGTAATTATCCGAAGTTCGCGAATAGTTCTTGTAAAGGGAATTACTACTTCAGAAATAAGACGTTAGATGAAATTGCTTGAAAAAGATTGAAATTTGAGGTGTCTAATGTCTAAGACTATAGTAAGGATGATTGGTAGGATTATCATCTGGGTACTTAAATTAGATTTATTAATTCCCGGCGGCATAGGTTTTGGTTACCGTCCGTATTCAAATGAGGAATATAAAAGATTGGTAAGGGAACTGTTGGATAAGGATGATGAAATAGAGATAAAGATAAGCAAGGCAATTGAATCATTACAAAGCACATCAAATTTGCTAGGAGAACTAGATAATATCTTAAATGATAGGAAGGATAAATTGTCAAAAATACAAGAAGAGATTGAATCTCAATCGAAGCTTGTTAAGGATTATATGCAATTGGCTGAAATTGGGCGAAATAATGCTGAACCTATAATAAATTCCATTAAAAGCTCAGTAAATGAA
The nucleotide sequence above comes from Paenibacillus sp.. Encoded proteins:
- the thiO gene encoding glycine oxidase ThiO, coding for MSRRVLVLGGGVIGLSCALACLMRGHRVTVLEIGRCGGQASGAAAGMLAPFSENVESADDFFRLGLASLRLYPQWADDVKRLSGIDFEFARSGSLYAAFHGADLLALESRLRWQGVYTEAGIVEGEALRRLEPGLTREAVAALHVPEECHLYAPDYVKALEQACRELGADVQEGLESVDILEWKEDVVLRSRDGRTFRGERLLICSGAWAQELERTFGLALPIYPIRGQICAYAAELGAVRRMVFSSQGYAVSKANGSLVCGASEDVAGFDRSVTERGIARLRRWSERLFPFLAGMEPFHRWAGLRPATQDGFPLLGPLAQAPHVVFAAGHYRNGILLSPITARIAAALVDGEASPVPLGTFAPGRFS
- the thiS gene encoding sulfur carrier protein ThiS, with protein sequence MTEVAQGSGTGHELAAGNEVVSEVALIVNGERRTVRAKTIADVIGFFGLEGKPVIVEADGAILTKPQWDGAPVRDGMRIELVQFVGGG
- the thiE gene encoding thiamine phosphate synthase, with the protein product MRDFRLYAITGEEFHPGRDLLTVMEEAIRGGADIVQLRDKTGSKRDVLRKAQALRELTRRYGATFIVNDHIDVALAVDADGIHLGQDDLPIAEARRIVGPGRIIGISTHRIEEAREAERDGADYIGVGPVFPTKTKSDVVAPVTTSYVREVAAEIRIPFVAIGGIKLHNVDEVLRAGATRICAVSEIVGSADVAGTCRAFLEKIDRAAEIARRR
- a CDS encoding thiazole synthase; this encodes MAEDALIIGGKALTSRFFLGTGLFPNPFVQREAIRASGAEVLTFAIRRVNLDAAEDDSILQHLEGSYTFLPNTSGARTAEEAVRIARLARASGLSDWVKVEISADSRTLLPDPLETLRATEQLVKEGFTVLPYTSDDPILCKRLEEAGAAAVMPGGAPIGTGLGILNPYNIGLIAEQARVPIIVDAGLGSAYDVALAMELGADGILMNTPVAKAKDPVRMAKAMRLAIEAGYLSRKAGRIPKKKYASASSGLEELISVPASAGLPE